The proteins below come from a single Miscanthus floridulus cultivar M001 chromosome 1, ASM1932011v1, whole genome shotgun sequence genomic window:
- the LOC136471439 gene encoding putative B3 domain-containing protein Os03g0621600 — translation MRNPSKDANYHRDDHTCDHGKHFFKVLIGDFHKRLVIPGKFAKHLGDKTEESITLETLGGYTFNVQVAKNLSKLVLQSGWESFVSAHDLKKMDFLVFKYDGMSRMKVLIFDPSGCEKVPPCVVAKNAISGGRKRKEPIDISSSCAHLLKKTAGTKKKAWKQRDRCRISTTSSRSLSNTSGGMTSSEGDEAHSVPSYMLPRGTSLDSMQKKKLKERIRAICSKIPIYVCVVKKSNISGKSRAVVFSKKYSDVWLPFKSRRMILQCHGMSWEVMCHIMVGKDRGECKRLRNGWARFAGDNNLQLGDICLFEQLKTKKYKMNVHIIRKE, via the exons ATGAGAAATCCTTCGAAGGATGCAAATTACCACCGGGACGATCACACATGTGACCATGGCAAGCATTTCTTCAAGGTTTTGATTGGTGATTTCCATAAAAGATTG GTCATACCGGGTAAATTTGCTAAACATTTGGGAGACAAAACAGAAGAAAGTATTACGCttgaaacacttggtggttatACTTTTAATGTTCAAGTTGCAAAGAATTTGAGCAAATTAGTGCTTCAATCTGGGTGGGAATCATTTGTCAGTGCCCATGACTTaaaaaagatggacttcttggtATTCAAGTACGATGGGATGTCTCGGATGAAGGTTCTGATATTTGATCCTAGTGGTTGCGAGAAAGTACCACCATGTGTTGTCGCGAAAAATGCTATTAGTGGTGGACGGAAGAGAAAAGAACCCATTGACATTTCAAGCAGTTGTGCTCATCTTCTCAAGAAAACAGCAGGAACTAAAAAGAAAGCATGGAAGCAAAGGGACAGGTGTAGGATCAGTACCACTTCATCAAGATCCCTATCCAACACATCAG GAGGAATGACATCTTCTGAGGGCGATGAAGCACATTCTGTTCCGAGTTACATGCTCCCACGAGGCACCAGCCTTGATAGTATGCAAAAGAAGAAACTGAAAGAGAGAATCCGAGCTATTTGTTCTAAAATCCCCATCTATGTGTGTGTCGTGAAGAAGTCAAACATTTCTGGAAAATCTCGAGCTGTG GTCTTCTCCAAAAAATATTCTGATGTATGGCTTCCATTCAAGAGCAGAAGGATGATTCTTCAGTGTCATGGCATGAGCTGGGAAGTGATGTGCCACATTATGGTTGGGAAAGATCGTGGCGAATGCAAAAGGCTTCGCAATGGGTGGGCACGGTTTGCAGGTGACAACAATTTGCAGCTGGGTGATATCTGCCTCTTTGAGCAACTGAAGACCAAGAAGTACAAGATGAATGTGCATATCATTCGCAAAGAGTGA